The following proteins are encoded in a genomic region of Atribacterota bacterium:
- a CDS encoding sugar phosphate isomerase/epimerase gives MKISCCWMYAIGKYGFPPEINNMKKAIGEMAQMGFKYIELEGLGYENLKAVYDNRQILKEECLRNNVKVVNFAIIISQALSTDPDELKEGIKYFEMGVKTASYLGSERVWIDSYMPPVIIKEGKSYIENLDFGKQIYAKLLPDFTWKAFWEKYTKNIEKCNQICKDHGVELLIEPRVGEVLSNSDALLRIFNAVDDDNLGAILDIAHQYAQKEILPIAIAKLNEKIKYVHVADNDGRDNHHYVIGNGSVDWDEIFITLKSIGYNSYYAIDLEKVPNLTNAFLKSKRILEEYAQKYDL, from the coding sequence ATGAAAATAAGTTGTTGCTGGATGTATGCAATAGGTAAATATGGTTTTCCACCAGAAATAAATAACATGAAGAAAGCTATAGGCGAAATGGCACAGATGGGATTTAAATATATAGAACTAGAAGGATTAGGATATGAAAATTTAAAAGCTGTTTATGATAATAGACAAATTTTAAAGGAAGAATGTTTACGAAACAATGTAAAGGTTGTAAACTTTGCAATTATAATTAGCCAGGCATTAAGTACTGATCCTGATGAGCTTAAGGAAGGTATTAAATATTTTGAAATGGGAGTTAAAACTGCAAGTTATTTGGGTTCTGAAAGAGTATGGATTGATAGTTATATGCCACCAGTTATTATCAAGGAGGGAAAATCCTATATTGAAAATTTAGATTTTGGGAAACAAATTTATGCTAAATTGTTGCCTGATTTTACATGGAAAGCATTCTGGGAAAAATATACAAAAAATATAGAAAAATGTAATCAAATATGTAAAGATCACGGAGTAGAATTATTAATTGAGCCAAGAGTAGGTGAAGTTCTTAGCAATAGTGATGCTTTGTTACGTATTTTCAATGCGGTTGATGATGACAACCTAGGAGCAATCCTTGATATTGCCCATCAATATGCGCAGAAAGAGATTCTTCCTATTGCCATTGCAAAATTGAATGAAAAAATTAAATATGTCCATGTAGCAGATAATGATGGCAGGGATAATCATCATTATGTAATTGGCAATGGTAGTGTAGATTGGGATGAGATTTTTATCACTCTAAAATCAATAGGATATAATAGTTATTATGCAATAGATTTAGAGAAGGTACCAAATTTAACAAATGCTTTTCTTAAATCGAAAAGAATATTAGAAGAATATGCACAAAAATATGATTTATAA
- a CDS encoding ABC transporter substrate-binding protein, which produces MNLLKRAGITVLLISLILGFSIAGVFAAETVKIGYLAALTGDWAAYGQTEEKSALLAIDEINAQGGVLGKQIELVVYDFRTRAEDAVNAVRRMIEEDKVVAIVGANGSGINIATAPIVNRLQVPQLGTVSTNPNVTVDPNGKVYPYSFRVCFTDPYQGKLIAYFAAKELNKMNAAILYDIGSDYSHGLREFFMESYQEYGGNIVADLAFRAGTDVDFRAQLTEIRDKKADVLMLPNMGKEMALIMKQARELGMDDIVFVGGDGYAEFMWEIAGEAMEESYWINHVAPEDPAMAPFFTAYKEKYNDECKEFVNGILAYDGIYLMVDAIRRASSEDSTQIANALAATENLQLHHAVITMDEFHNPKDKDGIVLIAKDGRGQFYKKLQP; this is translated from the coding sequence ATGAATCTTTTAAAAAGAGCCGGCATTACCGTGCTTCTAATTTCTCTGATATTAGGTTTTAGTATAGCGGGTGTATTTGCTGCGGAAACAGTTAAAATTGGTTATCTGGCAGCACTTACCGGGGACTGGGCTGCTTACGGGCAGACAGAAGAAAAGTCTGCTCTGTTAGCTATAGATGAGATTAACGCCCAAGGTGGAGTTCTTGGCAAGCAGATAGAGTTGGTAGTTTATGATTTTCGTACCAGGGCAGAGGATGCCGTAAATGCAGTTCGTCGTATGATTGAAGAGGACAAGGTTGTTGCTATAGTAGGTGCTAATGGTAGCGGTATAAATATTGCTACAGCCCCTATCGTTAATAGACTCCAGGTTCCTCAGCTGGGGACCGTATCAACGAATCCAAACGTTACAGTTGATCCTAATGGGAAAGTATATCCCTATTCTTTCCGGGTATGTTTTACTGATCCTTATCAGGGAAAACTGATAGCCTATTTTGCTGCTAAAGAACTAAACAAAATGAATGCTGCCATCCTTTACGATATTGGAAGTGATTATTCTCATGGACTTCGCGAATTCTTCATGGAAAGTTACCAGGAATATGGCGGTAATATTGTAGCAGATTTAGCCTTCCGTGCTGGAACAGATGTTGATTTTCGTGCTCAGCTTACCGAGATTCGGGATAAGAAAGCCGATGTTCTCATGCTTCCCAATATGGGCAAGGAAATGGCTCTTATTATGAAGCAGGCGCGTGAATTAGGCATGGATGATATCGTATTTGTCGGCGGAGACGGTTATGCTGAATTTATGTGGGAAATTGCCGGTGAGGCAATGGAAGAATCCTACTGGATTAACCATGTTGCCCCGGAAGATCCTGCGATGGCACCTTTCTTTACTGCTTATAAGGAAAAATATAACGATGAGTGCAAGGAGTTTGTAAATGGAATCCTAGCTTATGATGGTATCTATCTGATGGTTGATGCTATTAGACGTGCCAGTTCCGAAGATTCTACTCAGATTGCCAATGCACTTGCTGCTACCGAGAATTTACAGCTTCATCATGCCGTCATTACCATGGATGAATTCCATAATCCTAAGGATAAGGATGGAATTGTGTTGATTGCAAAGGATGGAAGAGGGCAGTTTTACAAAAAACTGCAACCGTAG
- a CDS encoding branched-chain amino acid ABC transporter permease, protein MDILVQQIINGLSLGSVYALIAVGYSLVYSILMFSNFAHGGFLVIGGYICYFALKNIGTGILIAGFLSLLGAGAAAILTERMAYKPIRENTNNTLYLLIASMGMSIVIENIFVVTIGGRFRALPAIIPTQPVHLFGMATTSAFDLISLIAAGVFLGILQMILVKTKWGLAIRAAAYNLRIAGLMGVNVNLLISITFFIAGTLAAVGGIFLAVRYTLYPQLGAITIKAFVAAVIGGLGSLPGAVVGSILLGLAEMLTSGFISSQLRDLVVFFFLVLTLLVRPQGLFGKNISEKV, encoded by the coding sequence TTGGATATTCTAGTACAACAGATCATTAACGGTTTATCTCTGGGATCGGTCTATGCCCTTATTGCTGTCGGTTACTCGCTGGTCTATTCAATTCTCATGTTTTCTAATTTTGCCCATGGCGGTTTTCTTGTTATTGGGGGGTATATCTGTTATTTTGCACTTAAAAACATAGGAACCGGAATATTGATAGCTGGATTTCTCTCTCTGCTTGGTGCAGGTGCTGCCGCCATCTTGACCGAGAGAATGGCTTATAAACCAATCAGAGAAAATACCAACAATACCCTTTATCTGTTGATTGCTTCTATGGGTATGAGTATTGTGATAGAAAATATATTTGTGGTTACTATCGGCGGAAGATTCCGTGCCTTACCGGCTATTATACCCACTCAACCGGTTCATCTTTTCGGGATGGCTACCACAAGTGCCTTTGACCTGATTTCCCTGATAGCGGCTGGAGTCTTTTTGGGTATATTACAGATGATACTGGTAAAAACCAAATGGGGATTAGCCATCAGAGCTGCTGCTTATAATTTGAGAATAGCCGGTTTGATGGGAGTTAATGTTAACCTTCTTATTTCCATTACCTTCTTTATTGCCGGTACATTGGCTGCAGTGGGAGGAATTTTTCTGGCGGTAAGATATACTCTTTATCCTCAATTGGGAGCAATTACCATTAAGGCTTTTGTGGCAGCAGTTATCGGTGGATTGGGTTCTCTCCCAGGGGCAGTGGTTGGCAGTATACTGTTAGGCTTGGCAGAGATGCTCACCTCTGGTTTTATTTCCAGCCAGTTACGAGATCTGGTCGTGTTTTTTTTTCTGGTTCTTACTCTGCTTGTCCGTCCTCAGGGCTTGTTCGGGAAGAACATCAGCGAGAAAGTGTAA